The genomic region TTTCAAGGTATATAGTGGGGATAAAGCTAATGTTTTTGATAGAGTGGGGATAAAGCTAATTATTTCTCCGGATTTAGGtatattaaataatatgattcattaaatcatttaaacaagttatattactattaaataaataaaaaattttatagagTTAATTTATGTCATCCGCTTTTGTAATtttactctttatcattaaaccaaaacattaatttaatttttggtgtaagcagtaattgaatctcaaatctcttatataaCTATAAAAGATTTTGAGTCAAGTTAATTGGAACTTACGATTATTAAATAAGTTATATGGCTAAAAATACATATCGATACTCAATTGAGTTGACACGTAACGGGTGGGAGAAGATATTTTCCAAACTGATTTAGTGGTCAACTCTATTCAATTATACACATGTTACTTGTATAGCAATAAACTCAGAAACATATTATCATTACTAATAACCAATACTATGCCATGTGCTTGGTCCTTTGGTTCTTCTTGACTCTCCTAGTCAAGTCCTTATTCAAGAAACCCCTCGCCAGAAAGAACCCTCTCAACCTCCCTCCAAGCCCACCATCTCTCCCAATCATTGGTCATCTTCACCTTCTTGGTCCATCCTTGTACAAATCCTTGCACAACCTCTCGACCAAATATGGCCCTCTCCTATATCTCTGCATTGGTGCTTCCAGGTGCCTTCTTGTTTCAACATCTTCCATGGCcaccaaaatatttaaaaccaATGACCTCGCTTTTGCATATCGGCCGCATTTCACTTTCGTTGATAAATTCCCATACGGAAACTATGGATTTTTCATGGCACCCTATGTTGATTATTGGCGATTCGTCAGAAAACTTTGGATGACCGAACTTCTCTCAATCCAAAAGATTGAAGAGTCACATGGTGTACGACAAGAAGAAATTGCATTGTTTCTACGTAGTGTTTGAATGTGCTAAGAAAAAACAGGTTGTTGATATGGGTGCCGAGCTAATGAAGCTTACAAACAATATTACGtgcatgatgatgatgagcatgAGATGTTCAGATGAAAGTGATGAAGCTGTGAGGATTAGAGAGTTAGTAAAGGAGGCCTTTGAGATTCTTGAAAAGGTATGGATCGGGGATATGTTGGGGCCATTagtcaagccaagccaagctcGAGCTCTATATCAAGCCAAAACTTAAGCTCAATATTgtgtttttgagcttgagatccaaCACAAGTATATTATCAAGCCTATATCAAGTTTATTATCTAACCTATTTGGTTTGGATGAATGGTctcaacttataattaattaaaatgttagAAGGATATGAGTTTACTTGTCAAGcttatatcaattttattaccaaactcataaataagcCTACGCTCAACTTATTTTGTTACCTTTGTATCGAGTCTTGGTGTTCACaagcttgttcatgaacaatattttttactcgGGCTTGGTtcgtttattaaacaagcctaaaacGAAAGCTTAAGCTCggtttatttataaacaaaaaaacatgaaTGAGCTTTTTATCAAATCAAGTCCGAGTTGTTTAGGAATAGCTTGGTTCATTTATAGCCCTACTAGTAAGTCacatttttgtgtgttttcttAATTTCTAATCTCATTCTACCTTCTccttaattaatcaataaaacTTTTTGGTTGGGCTATAGATTGACCccagttaattaattgaattactaagttgattaattattcaaattttatgcAAATAACATGAatgcacaaacaaatcacaaatctaATAGAGAGTGCAgcataaattaaatttgacacagtgatttgttgacTAATAGGGAAAACCTTCACAATGCAATAACCACACTAGGTGAAGTTTAGGTCACCacttccaagaatccactaatcaagaaAAAGTAGttataagtatatataaaaaatcttaCCACTATCCTAACTATCCCAAAATACTAatctacaattgaacccttgcGTTAATTTCCAAttagacttgatcttgtagagaCTTCTTCAATTGCTCAAATTTTCAATtagtgactaactcctttgcacgaatctccaATCCATGTCTCACTCCCAGCAACTTGAAGTTTATTGTTGGATGCAAATTTCTTCACACACTTGTAAAATTGAAGTCAACTtaattacaaaaccctaaggtgcatAAGAGTGCAGTAACTTCATAGGAAGTACGTAGATTCTCTGTGTGAGTCTCTATGTTTAATGACAATAGTAAAGTAAAGTTTTTATATCATCTACTAGGTTAGATAACGAAACCCTAAGAAAGCCAAGTCATCTTGGGCCGAATATCAAATTTGAGAATTCAAGATCTACTATGCTCAATAGATCGAGAGGTATTAAGAGGTGTCATGCCTCattaattctcaatagataggtGTATCGAGTCAAGTGTCAAGATACCTGTTTTCATCTTTTACCACTTGTTTCTTTCTATAGTATTCATGTCTTTATGTCTTTAATACTACCActtgaaaaacttctttaaagTACTTTATGATATTCTTGAATCcacttagatctacccaaatacaaatgtttgtttgtttagaccccttaaaacagaTTGCTTAACCCTAGTGAATTAGCCAAGTAgttacttagattaattatgagatctaggttaaatagtaaaatatcatatcatgcaatgcaaaaaaataaaaaacacaatgatatgatcacCTAGGAAAATAACGAAATAAACTGTCTCAAGGTAAAAACCAAGGAAGGATTTGACCTAGTTATCCTTAAAGTAAACAAATTTACTAATAGAGAATTGAAGTGTTTACAATAGATTTAACCATAAATCTATTACTACCTTCAGTAGTAGCTTATTTACATGACCACGTGTAGCTCCAAATCTACAAACTCTTCTCTCATGGACTTGCTGAAGCACAAACTCCCACGcttatgactttgagactccattCAAAGGTTTTGCAACACAAACTCTTCattttgtgactccaagaccaaccttgaaggtttagatctctagcacctttgatgactaaTGATGGCAGCAACTTCTAGGACACTAAATCTTGAGTTTCTTAAAGGAATATTACTGGTAAAAGTTATGAGAGAGCTTTGGgtacaaaaaccctaaatctacaattggaggcacaagatgcactcttCTCTCTCCAAAAACCAAACTAAGGTTAGCTTATAATGTCTTTTAAATAGTGTAGCAAGCAGATCACGTTTTGGGCTTCAAACGGACAGGTTCGGGCTAATGGACCGAACTTAAAATTCTCAAGTCTTTTTCTCAATCGGTTGAACTAAGTAGATTATGAATTCTTCTTTCTGCAGTTTGTATGTTTTTCAATCTTGACCTATATCAACTTGAACATATTTAGACAAGTTTATGTTCATGATTTGCCaattgttttaaacttttaaaacttaacaataaGGAAAGTGTGTTTTATCACAGAATATTCTAACTACATAAGAATATGATCCTAACATTTTTAAAGGTTTTAATGTGCACACAAAATGGGGTTTTTCTTGACTTTTCCCACGTTGTTATTATTAGATATCAAAAAGACATAAGGAAAAGGCTGAATTAGTTGTTgacttatcttcttcttctaaaaaaaaaaacttcttatcTTCCATATTAACTCACACGTCCTTACATTTATattgtcaaatttatttattttaattactaagTATTAAAACGCTACaaaatgactatatatataagtaCACCATTTTTATATTAATGCATTTGCACTTTGTGCTAGTCTTCAATTTATAGACCAGCCTTCAAGGCAACCCTGCATGAGTCACCtaaattactctctctctctctctctctctctctctctctctctctctctatatatatatatatatatatatatatatatatatatatatataaattggattcaagttacacttgatataactctaataaatattacatcactcaataacattttattgaatttatattttaaaaatcatatgattaaattacatgttctatatgttcttaacatgtatgTCATGGTTGCATTTCTATATGTACTTCACACAcattaaattgttaaaaaataacttCCCTTTACAAATAAACTTTATCTAATAAAAGCAAGGTTTATTTTCAACCAGTAGTACAATATTGATCATAGACTTACataaaaatcatttattttaCTGCATGTGCTTGCACTTATTTTTAAGTAGCAGATTGTGTGAAAGGAAGTACATGCACTACTTTAGAAGTAAACGAActcacatcacacaatcaaatGGGTTGAATTTAACAATTGGAAGGCATTTAAGTGGATGAGCCTTGTGAATAAAAGCGCCTTTTGAAACTTCAGTATTAACCTTAGCCTGATTCTCTCCTCCATCTCCAACCACTTCCCaattgaaacattgaaccatgGTTGCAACTGCCATATTTACCATGCTCAATCCTAACTTTGAACCAGGGCAAGCTCTCCTCCCTGccccaaaagaaagaaaagaaaaggtttcATTGTGTTTAGATTTCATACTTTCTTGTTTTTCAGAGGAAACCAAAAATCTCTCTGGTTGGAACTCATTTGGATTGTCCCATAATTCTGGATCTCTCATTATGACATACAGATTGATTAACACCACGGTTTCTTGGGGTATTTCAAAGCCTCCAATTTCGCAATTTTGACGACATTTTCTTGTTGTCACAGGCAATGGTGGATATAGTCGTAGTGTTTCTTTTACAACTGCTTGCAAGTAGGGGAGATTCTCAACATCTGATTCGTCAACTAGTCTAGTACTACCAACCACTGAATTTATCTCCTCTCTAACCTTGTTGAATACAGAAGGATGGTTGATTAGCTCAGTTATTGTCCACAGAATGACCTCCGATGTGGTACCAGtacttccaataaaaagatcCTAGTAAAAGTGCAACATTTGAGTAGATGAGAGAACGTAGTAAGATTTGAACCCAATGTAGATAAATCACTAATTTGTATGCTTGaagttgttaaaattttttcttgcaATTAATTTAATTCATACTGAACTAGAGATTAACTTAAACTTATATAAACTGTTTGTCATGTATTACTATGAAAAACTTGTCACAGTTTCTTTGAAGCATAGTCCTACTTGAAGTTCTctaacatatttttctttttagatagGTAAGTGCAGGCATAAGGAAAGTCTTGATATGGATGTTTGTGATAAAGGAAAGTACTTATATGGTATGCAACGTGTTGGATTAACAAGTACAGGTCTCTAACAATTTTTGGCCTTCATTATCTGTGGATGTACACACTCACAATTAGGGGTGTCAATATTTGGGCATGTTAGGTAGCTTTTGGGTTGGGTCATAAATAAGTCAAGTATTCAATCACCCATTTATCCATTTAtaacacatataaatataaattaaatatccATTACTCAACTAACCCATTATAATTTGGGCAGGACTCAACCCACCCTTATAACTCATtattagatttatatatatacttacaaataacaaaaacttctaaattaccaaaatatattTCACTAAAAAGAATTATTACCGAAACACGCACATgtgtttttacctttttttttttgaaaactaatatgcgttttccaaaaaaaaaaaaaaaaagggaaaattcaCCCAATGTTTGGTTTCCAAAAAacctgagaaaaaaaaaattcgaaaaTACCCACAGTTGTGTTTGAGAAAACTGATATATCCACtataaaacaaaagtaaactTCACACACAGATGGGTTTCTAAGAAAActgataaaaaaacaaaagaaaaattcacTTTTTGACTTCAATCTTACACACAAttccaatttaagagtgaaaatcaatcaaatactCAAGTTAAATTTAGAGTAGGCTTTATTTTGATATGTTTTCTCAGATCTGACAAAGTTTCACAATTTTCTCACCACATTTTCTCTAAAACAAAACAtgtcaataataaaataaaataaaagaatataaaaaattcagaacCTCTTGAAAAGATTGAGAAGGCTTCGCCCATGAATCAATTACAAGAAAATATCAACCAATTGTTGAGCAAAATGTGCTCTTCTTCTAGAGAATCCTCTATCTCTTAACTTAACCAtaattttctaaactaatttttctcttctttcccaACTGAATCAAGAGGTAATCAACAAATTTCCATGAAATTCAGCTAAGGAAATGTGAAAAAGAAGCCCCAACAAAATCAatgagaaaaaagaacaaaggatGTCTAGCAACTAGGTTGGTTCACTTGGTTGCTGGGTTAAGTTAGggatttatcttttattttctttttaatgtatTAAGTTTTACATGGTTTAGTGGGTACTTAGTGGATTTATCCATTAAAACCCATTTAACCCAAGTGTTTAATTAAGGGTCAAGACATACGCAAATTAGGTGGGTCATAGTTGAGTTAATGGATTTTGGTAAAATTTGCCACCTTTACtcacaatacacacacacacacacacccaaattGCACAAAAAAAGTCCACGCCCTCTCACAAGTTTTATATTGTAGTGTATTTTAAGTAAACTGAAATATGAGTGGtgtgcaatttttttgtttttttgtaaaaCTTGGTGTCCTTAGTAAAACTACATTTCTTCAATGTCACACgtgtctatatatatgtgtgttatCTCCAATGAGTCATGGTTTtggaactcttttttttttttctcctttttaggCCAATTTAACAATTTCCAAGGTTAATGGATTGAATTAAAACAGTGTAAATTAAAGCACGGCCtaatagaatttttttacctttcAATTTGTTGTTCCTATAAACTAAGAAAGGGAACCAGCCGTTAATTGAAGgcctaaagaaaaaataaaaataagaaaaaacttaCAGTTAAAAAAGCCTTGATATTGCTTCTGGTCATTTTGACCTCAGCCTTGCCATCTCGATACACCTTCaataatatatcaataaaaTCTTGAGTGTCTTTCTTCCCAATCTGATCTTCATGCTCCTTCAACATCCCTTCCAAGATCTCATCAATCTTTAACTGTTCTGTTATGGCTTGCTTTCCAAACAACCAGAAACCCAATATACCAAAGGGTCccaaaatatttccaaaaaatacctTTGAACCAACCGTAAAGATGTCTTTCATTATCTTTCTAATCCTTTCAGCTTCATCACCTTTCTCTGAACAACTTGTGCTTGCCGTCATCGTACACAACATATTATTTGTTAGCTTCATAAGCTCAACACCCAAATCAACAACCTCTTTCCGCTTGGCACTCTCAAAAACGTTTTGCAAAAAACGTGCAAGTTCTTTCTCTCGAACCGCCCGAGACCTTTCAAGATGACCAGTTGAAAGAAGTTCCGTGTTGCACAATTTCTTGACGAACCGCCAATAATCACCATATGGTGCACTGAAAAATCCAGAGTTTCCATACGGTATCTTCTCTGAGAAAGCA from Castanea sativa cultivar Marrone di Chiusa Pesio chromosome 11, ASM4071231v1 harbors:
- the LOC142617039 gene encoding cytochrome P450 93B2-like — its product is MCLVLWFFLTLLVKSLFKKPLARKNPLNLPPSPPSLPIIGHLHLLGPSLYKSLHNLSTKYGPLLYLCIGASRCLLVSTSSMATKIFKTNDLAFAYRPHFTFVDKFPYGNYGFFMAPYVDYWRFVRKLWMTELLSIQKIEESHGVRQEEIALFLHESDEAVRIRELVKEAFEILEKVWIGDMLGPLVKPSQARALYQAKT
- the LOC142615069 gene encoding cytochrome P450 705A22-like, producing MVTMTDNQYYLVCFLLLFLTTLLYQFIFNKPLKKLPPSPPTLPVIGHLHLIGPSIHRSLQKLSTQYGPIFNLRIGFAQFIVVSSPSVSTEIFKTHDLSFADHQEIAFSEKIPYGNSGFFSAPYGDYWRFVKKLCNTELLSTGHLERSRAVREKELARFLQNVFESAKRKEVVDLGVELMKLTNNMLCTMTASTSCSEKGDEAERIRKIMKDIFTVGSKVFFGNILGPFGILGFWLFGKQAITEQLKIDEILEGMLKEHEDQIGKKDTQDFIDILLKVYRDGKAEVKMTRSNIKAFLTDLFIGSTGTTSEVILWTITELINHPSVFNKVREEINSVVGSTRLVDESDVENLPYLQAVVKETLRLYPPLPVTTRKCRQNCEIGGFEIPQETVVLINLYVIMRDPELWDNPNEFQPERFLVSSEKQESMKSKHNETFSFLSFGAGRRACPGSKLGLSMVNMAVATMVQCFNWEVVGDGGENQAKVNTEVSKGAFIHKAHPLKCLPIVKFNPFDCVM